A window of Hymenobacter aerilatus contains these coding sequences:
- a CDS encoding inorganic diphosphatase, with protein MRLPPLSLMLGTLSLLVGCRTDYADLPTFSEEHHLLQAVVEIPAGTNHIQQYDPTTRAFRHVQRAGTNRTIEFLPYPGNLAFIPGTHDVPTKRYPQGEPLTALILAESQPTGTVVEIVPVALLRLDEAGTPRKIVLAIPARPSLRILPGATTWEALQRDYPSVRPMLEQWFRQTGTTAGSVRVAGWKDEQVAQHLVQETMH; from the coding sequence ATGCGCTTACCACCACTTTCGCTGATGTTGGGCACCTTGAGCTTGTTGGTTGGCTGCCGCACCGATTATGCCGACTTGCCAACATTTTCGGAGGAACATCACCTGCTACAGGCGGTGGTCGAAATTCCGGCTGGCACCAACCACATACAGCAATACGACCCCACCACGCGCGCTTTCCGCCACGTCCAGCGCGCCGGCACCAACCGCACGATAGAGTTTTTACCCTACCCCGGTAATCTGGCTTTTATACCTGGCACGCACGATGTGCCTACAAAGCGCTACCCCCAGGGCGAGCCCCTCACTGCACTGATTCTAGCCGAGAGTCAACCCACTGGCACCGTGGTGGAAATTGTGCCCGTGGCACTGCTGCGACTCGATGAGGCCGGTACGCCCCGCAAGATTGTCCTGGCGATACCCGCCCGCCCAAGCTTACGCATTCTACCCGGCGCTACCACATGGGAAGCCTTGCAGCGAGACTATCCCAGCGTGCGGCCCATGCTGGAGCAGTGGTTTCGGCAGACGGGCACTACCGCCGGCAGCGTGCGCGTAGCGGGCTGGAAAGACGAGCAAGTTGCGCAGCATCTGGTGCAAGAGACTATGCATTAG
- the rplS gene encoding 50S ribosomal protein L19, producing MSVLLDFIQQESQERRASFPDFAAGDTINVHVKIREGNKERVQQFQGVVIQRKNASSNGETFTVRKISNQIGTERIFPLLSPNIEKIELIRRGKVRRARLFYLRGLSGKAARIKERRMK from the coding sequence ATGAGCGTACTACTCGATTTTATCCAGCAGGAATCCCAGGAGCGCCGCGCCAGCTTCCCCGATTTCGCCGCCGGCGACACCATTAACGTCCACGTGAAAATCCGTGAGGGCAACAAGGAGCGCGTGCAGCAGTTCCAGGGCGTAGTAATCCAGCGCAAAAACGCCAGCTCGAACGGTGAAACGTTCACCGTGCGTAAAATCTCGAACCAAATTGGTACCGAGCGAATTTTCCCGCTGTTGTCGCCCAACATCGAAAAAATCGAACTGATTCGTCGTGGTAAAGTACGCCGTGCTCGTCTGTTCTACCTGCGTGGCCTGTCGGGCAAAGCTGCTCGTATTAAAGAGCGTCGCATGAAATAA
- the trmD gene encoding tRNA (guanosine(37)-N1)-methyltransferase TrmD — MRIDIVTCQPELLASPFAYSIVKRAQDKGLAELHVHDLRRYAINKHGQIDDYVFGGGAGMVLRVEPIAACFDELMAQRSYDAIVYLTPDGETLRQPLVNRLSLGENLLLLCGHYKGVDERIRQEYITHEISIGDYVLSGGELGAAVLVDAVVRLLPGVLGNEESALSDSFQDNLLAPPVYTRPAEWRGHSVPDILLSGNTPRVEEWRHEQALARTQQRRPDLLN; from the coding sequence ATGCGTATTGATATTGTCACCTGCCAACCTGAGCTACTAGCGAGCCCCTTTGCGTATTCTATCGTGAAACGGGCGCAGGATAAGGGGTTGGCAGAACTGCACGTGCACGATTTACGGCGCTATGCCATCAACAAACACGGTCAAATTGATGACTATGTATTTGGTGGAGGCGCGGGTATGGTACTGCGCGTAGAGCCCATTGCGGCCTGCTTTGATGAGCTAATGGCTCAGCGCTCCTACGATGCTATCGTTTACCTCACGCCCGATGGCGAAACCCTACGCCAGCCGCTGGTCAACCGTTTGTCGCTAGGTGAGAACCTACTGCTACTCTGCGGCCACTACAAAGGCGTCGATGAACGTATTCGGCAGGAATATATCACCCACGAAATCAGTATTGGCGACTACGTGCTAAGTGGCGGAGAACTGGGCGCTGCTGTGCTGGTAGACGCCGTGGTACGCCTGCTGCCAGGCGTGCTTGGCAATGAAGAGTCAGCCCTCAGCGACTCTTTCCAGGACAACTTGCTAGCGCCGCCTGTGTACACCCGACCAGCTGAGTGGCGCGGGCATTCAGTGCCCGATATCTTGCTTTCCGGCAACACCCCACGTGTGGAAGAGTGGCGGCACGAACAGGCACTGGCCCGCACGCAGCAGCGCCGGCCCGATTTGTTGAATTAA
- the rimM gene encoding ribosome maturation factor RimM (Essential for efficient processing of 16S rRNA), which yields MNLDEYYQLGTVVKPHGLRGMVVAFLDVDDVSDYRKLKTVWLALPATPNQPQEYAVERVQPQTADRVLLKLKGVERVEDAEPLRNAVLYRPLADLPQLAEDQFYFHDVIGYTVVDENLGELGIVEAFYELPQQDVMAMRYKEQEVLIPVADELISRADQATKKLYVTLPEGLLDIYLGS from the coding sequence ATGAATCTTGACGAATATTATCAGCTGGGCACGGTGGTGAAGCCCCACGGCCTCCGTGGCATGGTAGTGGCGTTTCTGGACGTAGACGATGTGAGCGATTATCGTAAGCTGAAGACGGTATGGCTGGCCCTACCCGCTACACCCAATCAGCCTCAGGAATATGCCGTAGAGCGTGTGCAGCCCCAAACGGCCGACCGGGTGCTGCTGAAGCTGAAAGGCGTGGAGCGGGTAGAAGATGCCGAGCCCCTTCGCAACGCCGTACTTTATCGCCCTTTGGCCGATTTGCCTCAACTAGCAGAAGATCAGTTCTACTTCCACGATGTAATTGGCTACACAGTAGTAGATGAAAATCTAGGCGAGTTGGGCATTGTGGAGGCCTTCTACGAGCTTCCGCAGCAGGATGTGATGGCCATGCGCTACAAAGAGCAGGAAGTGCTTATCCCAGTGGCTGATGAGCTCATTTCCCGTGCCGACCAAGCTACCAAGAAGCTCTACGTAACTCTACCCGAAGGTCTGCTCGATATTTATCTGGGCTCTTAA
- a CDS encoding 30S ribosomal protein S16, with translation MAVKIRLARRGRKKAAQFDIVVADARAPRDGRFIEKLGTYDPNTNPASINFDGDKAFDWIMKGAQPTDTVRAMLSYRGVLYRKHLQLGVIKGAISQETADQRYNEWMEQKNAKIEDKRTSLGTAQAEKRQAQLAAETKVREARAEAIRQRQAAAAAAAAPAAEATESTEAAAETTEEAGA, from the coding sequence ATGGCAGTTAAAATTCGCCTCGCCCGCCGTGGCCGCAAAAAGGCCGCTCAGTTTGACATTGTAGTAGCCGATGCCCGCGCCCCTCGCGACGGCCGTTTCATCGAGAAACTCGGTACCTACGACCCCAATACCAACCCTGCCAGCATCAACTTCGACGGCGACAAAGCTTTCGATTGGATCATGAAGGGCGCTCAGCCTACCGATACGGTTCGGGCTATGCTCTCCTACCGTGGTGTGCTCTACCGCAAGCACCTGCAACTTGGCGTTATCAAAGGCGCTATCTCGCAAGAAACTGCCGACCAGCGCTACAACGAGTGGATGGAGCAAAAGAACGCCAAAATCGAAGACAAGCGCACAAGCCTGGGCACTGCTCAAGCCGAGAAGCGTCAGGCACAACTGGCTGCTGAAACCAAAGTACGCGAAGCACGCGCTGAGGCTATCCGTCAGCGCCAGGCTGCTGCCGCTGCCGCCGCTGCTCCTGCTGCCGAGGCGACAGAAAGCACCGAGGCTGCTGCCGAAACCACAGAAGAAGCTGGCGCTTAG
- a CDS encoding acyl-CoA desaturase, with the protein MPILIFFVAHYYLSLFTQTFYLHRYAAHKMFTMNKFWEKFFFLFTYICQGSSFLSPRAYALLHRMHHAFSDTELDPHSPLYSSNAFTMMWKTKNIYNDVLNRNYELAERFEGDYPEWSLIEKIGDSWMSRLGWGTAYVLFYINFATAWWMYLLLPLHFLMGPLHGAIVNWGGHKYGYQNFDNHDHSKNTLALDFLAFGELFQNNHHKLPMRVNFGVKWWEFDPTYMFIWTLDKARIIKIKRKAPKAKMRVAA; encoded by the coding sequence ATGCCGATCCTCATTTTTTTCGTTGCCCACTATTATCTGTCGCTGTTCACGCAGACGTTTTACCTGCACCGGTACGCGGCTCACAAGATGTTCACGATGAACAAGTTTTGGGAGAAATTCTTCTTCCTGTTCACGTATATCTGCCAGGGGTCGTCGTTCTTGTCGCCGCGGGCCTATGCATTGCTGCACCGCATGCACCACGCCTTCTCCGACACAGAGCTGGACCCGCACTCGCCGCTGTACTCGTCGAATGCCTTCACGATGATGTGGAAAACAAAGAATATTTATAACGACGTGCTTAACCGCAATTATGAGTTGGCGGAGCGCTTTGAGGGTGACTATCCCGAGTGGAGCCTGATCGAGAAAATTGGTGACTCCTGGATGTCGCGTCTGGGCTGGGGCACGGCCTACGTGCTGTTTTACATCAATTTTGCTACAGCCTGGTGGATGTACTTGCTCCTACCCCTCCACTTCCTGATGGGCCCGCTGCACGGTGCCATTGTGAACTGGGGCGGCCACAAATACGGCTACCAAAATTTCGACAACCACGACCACTCCAAGAATACGTTGGCCCTGGATTTTCTGGCTTTCGGTGAGTTGTTTCAGAACAACCACCACAAGCTGCCCATGCGTGTCAACTTCGGCGTGAAGTGGTGGGAGTTTGACCCTACCTATATGTTCATCTGGACGCTGGACAAAGCCCGCATCATTAAAATCAAGCGCAAAGCACCCAAAGCCAAGATGCGCGTAGCGGCTTAA
- a CDS encoding RluA family pseudouridine synthase produces the protein MNRPNIWAEGREILFEDNHLLIINKPAGLLVQGDATGDEPLSAKAEEYLRFKYKKPGAAFIGVAHRLDRPVSGVVALAKTSKALSRLNEMFRDNKVHKTYWALIGKAPEELAGHLTHWLVKDPIRNVTKAYPKLHPQGQKSELDYQVLGQAGTRWLVQVNPITGRPHQIRTQLSTGLGTPIVGDVKYGFLAPLPDVSIALHARQLEFNHPVTKEAMCFRAPLPDVAHWEAAQAYL, from the coding sequence GTGAATCGTCCGAATATTTGGGCCGAGGGCCGCGAAATCCTGTTTGAGGACAATCATCTACTGATTATCAATAAACCTGCTGGCCTATTGGTACAGGGCGACGCCACCGGCGATGAGCCGCTGTCGGCCAAGGCCGAGGAGTATCTGCGGTTCAAATACAAGAAGCCGGGCGCTGCCTTTATTGGCGTAGCACACCGCCTCGACCGGCCCGTGAGTGGCGTAGTGGCTCTGGCCAAAACCAGCAAAGCCCTAAGCCGCCTCAATGAAATGTTTCGGGACAACAAGGTGCACAAAACCTACTGGGCGCTGATAGGCAAAGCCCCTGAAGAGTTGGCAGGGCATCTAACGCACTGGCTGGTAAAAGACCCCATCCGCAACGTCACCAAAGCCTACCCTAAGCTGCACCCCCAGGGTCAAAAATCGGAACTGGACTACCAGGTGCTGGGCCAGGCCGGCACGCGCTGGCTGGTGCAGGTCAACCCTATTACTGGGCGCCCCCATCAAATCCGGACCCAACTGAGCACGGGCCTGGGCACGCCCATCGTGGGCGACGTGAAGTACGGCTTCCTGGCTCCCCTACCCGACGTGAGCATTGCGCTACACGCCCGGCAGTTGGAGTTTAACCACCCCGTCACCAAAGAAGCCATGTGCTTCCGGGCTCCCCTACCCGACGTGGCGCACTGGGAGGCCGCCCAAGCCTATTTGTAA
- the panB gene encoding 3-methyl-2-oxobutanoate hydroxymethyltransferase, with translation MSQHKEVKLVTTHQLLAMKQRGEKISMLTAYDFSMASILDGAGIDVLLVGDSASNVMAGHETTLPITLDQMIYHAQSVVRAVKRALVVVDLPFGSYQGNSSEALRSAIRIMKESGGHGIKLEGGAEIKDSITRILTAGIPVMGHLGLTPQSIYKFGTYSVRAKEEAEAQKLIEDALLLQEIGCFAVVLEKIPSKLAKQVAEQLTIPVIGIGAGPDVDGQVLVVHDMLGINKEFKPRFLRRYAELHEIMSEAVRHYVQDVKNRDFPTQEEAY, from the coding sequence ATGTCTCAACACAAAGAGGTGAAGCTCGTAACCACGCATCAACTGCTGGCGATGAAGCAGCGCGGCGAGAAAATTTCGATGCTTACGGCCTACGATTTTTCGATGGCTTCTATTCTAGACGGCGCCGGCATTGACGTATTGTTGGTGGGCGACTCAGCGTCTAACGTCATGGCTGGCCACGAGACAACCCTCCCCATCACCCTAGATCAGATGATCTACCACGCGCAGTCGGTGGTGCGGGCGGTGAAGCGGGCTTTAGTGGTGGTAGACCTACCGTTTGGCTCCTACCAGGGTAATTCGTCGGAGGCGTTGCGCTCGGCTATCCGCATCATGAAGGAATCGGGCGGGCACGGTATCAAGCTGGAGGGCGGCGCCGAAATCAAGGATAGCATCACGCGTATTCTCACAGCAGGCATTCCGGTAATGGGTCATCTGGGTCTTACCCCGCAAAGTATTTATAAATTTGGTACCTACTCAGTGCGAGCCAAGGAAGAAGCCGAAGCCCAGAAACTAATAGAAGATGCGCTCCTGCTCCAGGAAATTGGCTGCTTTGCGGTAGTATTGGAAAAGATTCCTTCGAAGCTGGCCAAGCAAGTAGCCGAGCAACTCACCATCCCCGTAATTGGCATTGGTGCCGGTCCCGATGTAGACGGCCAAGTATTGGTGGTACACGATATGTTGGGCATCAACAAAGAGTTTAAGCCCCGCTTCCTGCGACGCTACGCTGAGCTACACGAAATTATGAGCGAGGCCGTGCGCCACTACGTGCAAGACGTGAAAAATCGCGACTTCCCTACCCAAGAAGAAGCATATTGA
- a CDS encoding putative LPS assembly protein LptD, translating into MSTVFFLRFIRQLLPSTILLLLLWVGAAGHALAQTNKRPQSTAVPPNADVRPGRIIRPTANDTARTVSLQPVPDSVRVADSLRLAARPKGPIQTTVKYAAKDSIEFDIDAKVAKLYDKATVDYGDMSLKAAIITVDYSKNLMSAVGVPDSTGRTQGQPLFKQGATTYQAGKIDYNFKTRKGKIGEVVTQQGEGFVHAEVVKKNDLDEIYGRNGRYTTCNLAVPHFHINATKMKVIPGQKVVTGPFNLVIGGIPTPIGLPFGYFPTPRKGRASGLIIPTFGQSADRGFFLRNGGYYWVPNQNIGVRFTGDVYSGNAETFGGFRGQAEAQYTKRYAYSGLFSFSYDQRPTQRILNTGGISLENTAGRVYTPRTFWLSWSHTPVARPGGGRFSASVQAGSNNYNRQNNFNARNYLTPAFSSNITYSKQLRYLPINYSIQASQSQNTTTGTMDFTLPDVTVGVARQYLYSLFGLEPKGNFYEQFAVAYTLTARNQISNSIPSRVLEGGAIPLIGGTNTSQILPVKLSNINTLLRNAQTGIQHQFQISLGSYTADQFFGGLLDRVAFLKYLTVQPSVNYGETWYFKRLDYSYVEEARAVRIDTVTGFNRVYNYSGGVNLGTNLYGIYQIKGKKIEAIRHKITPSLNYQYSPNFAANDAYFTLLNTGTLVNSQGLLYNQFARDANGQPRRDRSGNLIPRDPDVLVNQLALSRYNGFAYGVPSGTRTSALTFSLQNSLEMKVRDNQDTTGTTPFKKLSLIDGFDFSTGYNFAVDSLNFAPITATFRTQVARKLNILINGNFVVYQRDSTGRLIDRYLFDQPKRRLARLTTAAVQLSYQFNPATGNKKSTVPRTVAPTNDPMLGSPIPVNPYEDYVDFTLPWELSTSFTASYVDPGTRATNLFYTRPAPLTAMALSLSGSVKLTDNLRLGYSTGYDFKNSTVTFTSLDFSRDLHCWQITGNWRPFGYTQGYFVTIAAKSALLQSLKLNRNKTFLNN; encoded by the coding sequence TTGTCTACCGTATTCTTTTTACGCTTTATCCGGCAGCTATTGCCTTCCACTATCCTGCTGCTACTCTTATGGGTAGGGGCAGCCGGGCACGCGTTGGCTCAGACTAATAAGCGTCCGCAAAGCACGGCCGTACCACCCAACGCCGACGTGCGGCCCGGCCGCATTATTCGGCCTACTGCCAACGACACGGCCCGTACCGTCTCGCTGCAACCCGTACCCGACTCCGTGCGCGTGGCCGACTCGCTGCGGCTGGCGGCCCGGCCCAAAGGCCCCATTCAAACCACCGTAAAGTACGCAGCGAAAGACTCCATCGAGTTCGACATCGACGCTAAAGTTGCCAAGCTTTACGACAAGGCTACGGTTGATTACGGCGACATGTCGCTGAAAGCAGCTATCATCACCGTTGATTACAGCAAAAATCTGATGTCGGCCGTGGGGGTGCCCGATTCTACGGGGCGTACGCAGGGGCAGCCGTTGTTCAAACAGGGCGCTACCACCTACCAAGCAGGCAAAATCGATTACAACTTTAAAACCCGCAAAGGCAAAATCGGGGAGGTAGTAACCCAGCAGGGCGAGGGGTTTGTGCACGCTGAGGTGGTCAAGAAAAATGATCTGGATGAGATATACGGCCGCAACGGCCGCTATACTACCTGTAACTTGGCCGTGCCACACTTTCACATCAATGCCACCAAGATGAAGGTGATACCAGGCCAGAAGGTGGTTACGGGTCCATTTAACCTGGTTATTGGTGGTATCCCTACCCCTATTGGCCTACCGTTTGGCTACTTCCCTACCCCGCGCAAGGGTAGAGCGTCGGGTCTCATTATCCCTACCTTCGGGCAGAGCGCTGACCGGGGCTTTTTCCTGCGCAACGGGGGATACTACTGGGTACCCAACCAGAACATCGGCGTGCGCTTCACCGGCGACGTGTACTCCGGCAATGCCGAGACCTTCGGCGGCTTCCGTGGGCAGGCCGAAGCGCAATATACCAAACGCTATGCCTACTCCGGCCTGTTCAGCTTCAGCTACGACCAGCGCCCCACGCAGCGCATTCTGAACACGGGAGGTATATCCCTGGAGAACACCGCGGGACGGGTATATACGCCCCGCACGTTCTGGCTAAGCTGGTCGCATACACCGGTGGCGCGGCCCGGTGGCGGACGGTTCTCGGCCAGCGTGCAAGCGGGTAGCAACAACTACAACCGCCAAAACAACTTCAACGCCCGCAACTACCTCACCCCGGCGTTCAGCTCCAACATCACCTACTCCAAGCAACTGCGCTACCTGCCCATCAACTATTCCATTCAGGCCAGCCAAAGTCAGAATACCACTACTGGCACCATGGACTTCACCCTACCCGACGTGACGGTAGGCGTAGCTCGTCAGTACTTGTATAGCCTGTTTGGGCTGGAGCCGAAAGGAAATTTCTACGAGCAGTTTGCGGTGGCCTATACCCTCACGGCCCGCAACCAAATCAGCAATTCTATTCCGTCGCGGGTATTGGAAGGCGGAGCTATACCGCTCATCGGTGGCACCAACACTTCCCAGATTCTACCCGTTAAGCTCTCCAACATCAATACGCTGCTGCGCAATGCGCAAACCGGCATTCAGCACCAGTTCCAGATTTCGCTGGGCAGCTACACGGCCGATCAGTTTTTTGGTGGCCTCCTCGACCGGGTAGCCTTCCTCAAGTATCTGACCGTGCAGCCTTCTGTCAACTATGGCGAAACGTGGTACTTCAAACGCCTGGATTACAGCTACGTAGAAGAAGCCCGTGCCGTGCGCATTGATACCGTAACGGGTTTCAATCGAGTGTATAACTATTCAGGCGGCGTGAACCTGGGTACCAACCTCTATGGTATCTACCAGATTAAAGGCAAGAAAATCGAGGCTATTCGCCACAAGATTACGCCTAGCCTGAACTACCAGTACTCCCCTAACTTCGCCGCAAACGATGCCTACTTCACACTGCTGAACACGGGTACGTTGGTGAACTCGCAGGGCCTGTTGTATAACCAATTTGCAAGGGATGCGAATGGGCAACCGAGAAGAGACCGAAGCGGCAATCTGATTCCACGTGATCCAGATGTTCTTGTTAATCAACTGGCACTGTCTCGCTACAACGGCTTTGCCTACGGTGTACCCAGCGGCACGCGCACCAGCGCTCTGACCTTTTCCCTTCAGAACTCCCTGGAAATGAAGGTACGCGACAACCAGGATACTACCGGCACTACCCCGTTTAAAAAGTTAAGCCTGATTGATGGCTTCGACTTCAGCACCGGCTACAACTTCGCAGTAGACTCGCTGAACTTCGCGCCTATCACCGCCACGTTCCGCACCCAGGTGGCGCGTAAGCTCAACATTCTGATCAATGGCAACTTCGTAGTGTATCAGCGCGACTCTACGGGCAGGCTGATCGACCGCTATTTGTTCGATCAGCCCAAGCGCCGGCTGGCCCGCCTTACCACGGCGGCAGTGCAGCTGTCTTACCAATTCAACCCAGCCACTGGAAACAAAAAATCTACCGTGCCGCGCACGGTGGCCCCTACCAACGACCCTATGCTGGGCTCTCCCATCCCGGTGAATCCGTACGAGGACTATGTGGATTTCACTCTACCTTGGGAGTTGAGCACCAGTTTCACGGCCAGCTATGTAGACCCCGGCACCCGCGCTACCAACCTCTTCTACACACGTCCGGCACCGCTGACAGCTATGGCACTTAGCCTGAGCGGCTCGGTGAAGCTCACCGACAACCTCCGCTTGGGCTACAGTACGGGCTACGATTTCAAGAATAGTACGGTCACGTTCACTTCGCTCGATTTCTCGCGTGATTTGCACTGCTGGCAGATTACCGGCAACTGGCGTCCCTTCGGCTACACGCAGGGCTATTTCGTGACGATTGCGGCCAAATCGGCGCTGCTACAAAGCCTGAAGCTGAACCGCAACAAGACTTTCCTCAACAACTAA
- a CDS encoding N-acetylmuramoyl-L-alanine amidase family protein yields the protein MTIAPGVAAPTPEQPPQKYRIRTVVLDAGHGGKDRGCAGATAREAQVALQTVLELGRLIEQNMPDVKVVYTRKTDVFVELADRAGIANKHNADLFISVHCNSGPSVAYGTEVWTMGPHKTDANLAVAKRENAVILQEDDYKERYNGFDPRSPQSHILFSLFQSAYMVNSLRFAQHIDAEFKNRVQRHSRGVKQAGFLVLWKTAMPSVLIELGFLTNRNEEQYLNDKSGQSYMASGIYRAFRTYRNELESTNEG from the coding sequence GTGACCATTGCGCCGGGTGTGGCGGCGCCTACGCCCGAACAACCACCCCAAAAGTACCGGATCAGAACCGTAGTGCTTGATGCCGGGCATGGGGGCAAAGATAGAGGCTGTGCCGGGGCTACTGCCCGCGAGGCCCAGGTAGCCCTGCAAACCGTGCTGGAGCTGGGCCGCCTGATTGAGCAGAATATGCCCGATGTGAAAGTGGTGTATACCCGCAAAACCGATGTATTTGTGGAACTGGCCGACCGCGCCGGCATTGCCAACAAGCACAATGCCGACCTATTTATTTCGGTGCACTGCAACTCGGGGCCGTCGGTGGCCTACGGCACAGAGGTCTGGACGATGGGGCCGCACAAAACCGACGCCAACCTGGCCGTAGCCAAGCGTGAAAACGCCGTTATTCTGCAGGAAGACGATTATAAGGAACGGTACAATGGGTTCGACCCCCGCTCACCGCAGAGCCATATTCTGTTCTCGCTCTTCCAGAGTGCCTATATGGTAAACAGCCTGCGCTTTGCGCAACACATTGATGCAGAGTTCAAAAATCGTGTGCAGCGCCACTCACGCGGCGTGAAGCAAGCAGGCTTTTTGGTGCTCTGGAAAACGGCCATGCCCTCGGTTCTGATAGAGCTAGGCTTCTTAACTAACCGCAACGAAGAACAATACCTCAACGATAAATCGGGGCAGTCGTATATGGCCTCGGGAATATACCGCGCTTTCCGCACGTATCGCAACGAGTTGGAAAGCACCAATGAAGGATAA
- a CDS encoding MlaD family protein yields MSKEIKVALLGIVAIAILIIGFNFLKGSNLLSSDRTYYAKYDNVDGLAVGNPVVLNGIKVGQVKQMELLPSEHNRVKVSLELAKDVVVGDSTTASLSGSLLGSKTITLFLGKNSKIYDGGEELRSYTVASITDAFQAKALPVLGTVDSTLIKVNSFLSKDARLSLQQTLLNAQGSSEAFKNLLLMNQRNINQITTNMARLTRDLAVTSQKFDRIAANFGQLSDSLKQAPIGPTMRKLNATMTEAQTAMTTLNEGLANQQGSLNKLMNDDSLYNNLNATAASTNSLLTDFQANPKRYVHFSVFGGGKDKVKKEVTKKPNGEVEVDTKRVKSTSSNLVEPATTPPAGQ; encoded by the coding sequence GTGTCAAAAGAAATAAAAGTAGCGTTGCTGGGTATAGTGGCCATAGCAATTCTAATTATTGGCTTCAATTTTCTGAAAGGCTCCAACCTGCTTTCTTCAGACCGCACGTACTACGCCAAATATGACAATGTAGACGGCTTGGCCGTGGGCAACCCGGTGGTGCTCAATGGTATCAAGGTAGGGCAGGTGAAGCAGATGGAGTTGCTGCCGAGTGAGCACAACCGCGTGAAAGTGTCGTTGGAATTAGCCAAAGACGTAGTGGTGGGCGACTCTACCACCGCCAGCCTATCGGGTTCCTTACTGGGTAGCAAAACCATCACGCTATTCCTGGGTAAGAACTCCAAGATATATGATGGTGGCGAGGAGCTGCGCTCCTATACCGTAGCCAGTATCACAGACGCTTTCCAAGCCAAAGCCCTACCCGTGCTCGGCACCGTCGATTCTACTTTAATCAAGGTGAACAGCTTCCTGAGCAAAGATGCTCGTCTGAGCCTGCAACAAACGCTGTTGAACGCGCAGGGCTCATCGGAAGCGTTTAAGAATCTGCTGCTGATGAACCAGCGCAACATCAACCAGATCACCACCAATATGGCCCGCCTCACCCGCGACTTGGCCGTGACCAGCCAAAAATTCGACCGTATTGCGGCCAACTTCGGCCAGCTCAGCGACTCCTTGAAACAAGCGCCCATCGGCCCTACCATGCGCAAGCTCAACGCCACCATGACCGAAGCCCAAACCGCCATGACTACCCTGAATGAGGGCTTGGCCAATCAGCAAGGCTCGCTCAACAAGCTGATGAACGACGACTCGCTCTACAACAACCTCAACGCCACGGCCGCTAGCACCAACTCCCTGCTCACCGATTTTCAGGCTAACCCGAAGCGCTACGTGCACTTCTCGGTGTTTGGCGGTGGCAAAGACAAGGTGAAAAAGGAAGTAACCAAGAAGCCGAACGGCGAGGTGGAAGTCGATACAAAGCGAGTGAAAAGCACCTCCAGCAACTTGGTAGAGCCTGCCACCACGCCACCTGCCGGCCAGTAG